From the Fusobacterium ulcerans ATCC 49185 genome, the window TTTTTCTGGATGGCCTGGAACAGCTGGATACAATGTAACTGATCACGAGTCTGGAAATGTTACTGGAGTATCTGAAAATACAGTAGAAAATATAACTGCTGAAGTAAATGGTTGGAAAACTAAACGTGAACGTGGAAAAGACTATGGAATGAATCCTAGAAATGAATGGGATAAACAAATGGATTTCTATCAAGAATTCTTTAAAGGTAAAACTGTAGCTGAAATAGAAGCTTGGTTTGCTAAATCAGCTTCTGATGTAAATGGAAGACCTTTAAGAGAAAAAAGCAAAAATGAAAAAGATAAAGAAAAATTCAGCAAATTATCTGAATCTGAGAAAAAAGAACTTGTTGACTTAGTAGCTGGAGCTACTATGAGTATAAGAGATGCTCATGGAGATATTCTTGGAGCTATCAAAAATGCTTATGGCAATCGTGTAGAAGTAACTCTTCCAGCTTCAAAATAATTCTGTGAAATAATTTCTACAAATTAAAATTAATAACAGCTTTCTATGACAAATAAATATATCATAGGAAGCTGTTTTAATATGGAAAAATATAGCTTTAGAAAATTAAAAAACAGTAGCAGAAACTTAGAAATAATTTCAAATTAAACTCTTTCTATAATATCTTTTTTAGAAAGTCTTGATTTAGGCAATTTTTTGTTAAAATCGTCTTCACTATGATAACCAACTGATACAATAATTGTTGAAGTATAACCTTTTTTACGAAGTCCAAATTCTTCATCAATAACTTTAGAATCAAACCCTTCCATTGGAACTGCATCTAACCCAAGAGCAGCCACACCTAATAAAAAGTTTCCTAAGTTAAGATACACTTGTTTATCTGTCCAGTGCTGAAAATCTTTATAATCAAATTTATGCATATTAGCAAAAAACCTTCTTCCATTGTGATTTTGTTCTTTAAATTCCTTTTGTAAAAATCTTCCATCAGCATCTTCTTTTTCAAGTACTTTATTAAGAAGCTCATCTGTTAAATCAACCTGTGAAGCAAAAATAATAACTGCACTTGCATCTAGAATTTTCTTCTCATTGAAAAAATAAGAACCTTGTGTACTATTAGTAATTCTTTTTTTACCTTCATCAGTTGTAGTGAGAATAAAATACCAAGGTTGAATATTTGTTGAAGATGGAGAAAACTGAAGTAAGTCTTCAAGTTGAGAAATTTGTTCTTCAGTTAGTTTTTTAGTTTTATCAAA encodes:
- the nfsB gene encoding oxygen-insensitive NAD(P)H nitroreductase translates to MNILNVLKTRYSTKIFDKTKKLTEEQISQLEDLLQFSPSSTNIQPWYFILTTTDEGKKRITNSTQGSYFFNEKKILDASAVIIFASQVDLTDELLNKVLEKEDADGRFLQKEFKEQNHNGRRFFANMHKFDYKDFQHWTDKQVYLNLGNFLLGVAALGLDAVPMEGFDSKVIDEEFGLRKKGYTSTIIVSVGYHSEDDFNKKLPKSRLSKKDIIERV
- a CDS encoding FMN-binding protein; protein product: MLKKSIYTLLAGSLFLGMSFNLSAEAKVYQGLGKAANFRVGPGKDSKGVEVYSLNYVTASGLFDENGRIINIVVDALELSTPNYDGSSMPHFSGWPGTAGYNVTDHESGNVTGVSENTVENITAEVNGWKTKRERGKDYGMNPRNEWDKQMDFYQEFFKGKTVAEIEAWFAKSASDVNGRPLREKSKNEKDKEKFSKLSESEKKELVDLVAGATMSIRDAHGDILGAIKNAYGNRVEVTLPASK